The sequence below is a genomic window from Rhizobium gallicum bv. gallicum R602sp.
AATACGTCGGCAGAGAGCCCGCTTGCCGTCGCGCGCATCGCTCTGGCGGAGTTGCGGCAAGCCTAGCGGCCTCCTTCAATAAAGGTCAGGGGATGTTTTCTTCATGCGGCAGATCGTGCCACGCGCAAGAGCCTGCGCTTGAGCGCCGCGGAAAAGCGGCTTCATCAACATGGTCGTCGAACGAGCGCTCGGCTCAGGCACGCGGAGAGACATCGGCGGAACCGCCACCCTTCCATTTGGTGTCGACGACTTCCGTCTCCGGCCGGTCGCCGCCTTCGGCATATTCCTCATGCCATTTGCCTTTCTCATCCTGCCAGCTGATCTCGGCGGAATCGCCGCCGACCTGCTGTTCGGCCGCGACGATGCGGGCTGCCTCCAGCGCTTCGGCATGCGACGGGAATGCTTCGGAATAGACTTCTCCCAGCCGGTAGGCCCAGCCGCCGTCATGGGGAACGACCTCGTAAACCACCTTGATCATGCACCTCTCCTCTTTTCTCGTTACCCGATCTGTCGACAATCAGCCGAAGGTCGCCGGACTGCATCCGGTACCATCGCGCGCGGCAAGGCGAGAATTACGAGGCACGCCGCGATTGCTTCCGGCTGACCAATATCGGCAGTATTCCATTAAATGCACAAGACTGCAAATTCGCCCCGCAGTCGCGCTGCCTGATGGGAAAGATCATCGGCTGTCGAAGAACGGAATCAGAATTTCAGGCCCGGCGGATAACCTGCCAGAGCCTGGTCGAGCGTCACAAGCTGCAGTGGCGAGCGAAAGGCGGCCGAAGGACCGCCTCTGGCAGGGGATCATCGAAGTCGTCGGATGAACATCTCCCCTCGTCATGCCCCTTATAGCTTCGGCCGGATCAAGGCTCACCCCCGCGCCGCTTATGCGCAATAACATCGAAGACCGGACGGTTTCGCGTTACGACAATCGTGTTCCCTTCCTCGACCTCACGGGCAAGCTCAGTCTGGCCGTCTCGCGAGCGGATCGAGGTTTTCATACATCAAATGCACGCGCAGCCACACCGTCAACGATCGAATGAAAAGGGAAAAGCCCGCCATCGCTGACGGGCCTTTCTTCAATTCTGCCAACTGCTTACTTGCAGGCGGCGCAGAAGCGCTGGATGCGCTTGCAGGCTTCCTCGAGCAGAGCTTCCGAGGTCGCATAGGAAATGCGGAAGTTCGGGCCGAGGCCGAAGGCCGAGCCGTGCACGACGGCGACGCCTTCACTTTCAAGCAGTTCAGAAACGAAATCTTCGTCGGTCTCGATTGCCTTGCCCGAAGGCGCGGTTTTGCCGATCAGGCCGGCGCAGGACGGGTAGACGTAGAAGGCGCCCTCCGGCGACGGGCAGGTGATGCCTTTGGCCTGGTTCAGCATAGAAACCACCAGATCGCGGCGGCCTTCGAAGATCTTCTTGTTCGCCGGGATGAAATCCTGCGTCCCGTTCAGCGCCTCGACGGCGGCCCACTGGGCAATCGACGTCGCACCCGAGGTCTGCTGGCCCTGGACCATGTCCATCGCCTTGATGAGTTCAAGCGGTCCGGCCGCATAGCCGATACGCCAGCCGGTCATCGCATAGGCCTTGGAGACGCCGTTCATCGTCAGCGTGCGGTCGTAGAGCTTCGGCTCGACTTCGACCGGCGTGACGAACTTGAAGTCGCCATAGGTCAGGTGCTCGTACATGTCGTCGGTCAGCACCCAGACATGCGGATGCTTGAGCAGCACGTCGGTCAGAGCCTTGAGTTCGGCATGCGTATAGGCGGCACCTGACGGGTTCGACGGCGAATTGAAGACGAACCACTTGGTCTTCGGCGTGATCGCCTTGTCGAGATCCGCTGCCTGGAGCTTGAAGTTGTTTTCCTGCGTGGTCGAGACGATTGCAGGTGTGCCGCCGCAAAGCGCCACCATCTCCGGGTAGGACACCCAGTAGGGAGCCGGAATGACGACTTCATCGCCCGGATTCAGCGTCGCCATGAAGGCGTTGAACAGGATCTGCTTGCCGCCGGTGCCGACGATCGTCTGCTCCCAGGAATATTCCAGGCCGTTCTCGCGCTTGAACTTTGCGGCGATCGCCTTGCGCAGTTCGGGGATGCCGGAAACCGGCGTGTACTTCGTCTCGCCGCGATTGATCGCGTCGATGGCGGCTCTCTTGATATTGTCCGGCGTATCGAAGTCCGGCTCGCCGGCGCCGAGGCCGATCACATCGCGCCCCTTTGCTTTCAGCTCACGCGCTTTCTGGGAGACGGCGATGGTGGCTGAAGGCTTCACACGGGAAAGAGCATCGGCAAGAAAGGCCATGATATCGGTCCTATACGGTTGAAACGGGCAGAAGGCCGGGACCGGAGTTCTGCGGTTAGCTCTATGTCCAATGTGCGGCGGCATTTCAAGCGCAAAGGCGTGATGGTGCCAATGATTCTTATTGATCAATTACCGGGCGCGGCGGCCGAACTATGAATCACTTTGCGAAGAACGTGAATCATTCTCTGAACGAGATGCGGATTTCATCCCTGGAATCAAAAACTTCGCCGGATTCGGACTTTGCCATGATTATGCCGCAACAAATGACACGGCATGCCGCAATTCGGTCGCGAGCCTGCCGGGATCTATGCCTCATCTATAGCGCTCCGCAATTGGTTGTTGAGGTATGCCAATGTTTCTGGAGGACGAGCGAGCAGCAGCGCGGCTTCGCGCCCGCCGGGTTTCGCTTTCTTTTCTAATTGCAGCAGGCGTTGTCGCCGCTTCGACGATGACGGCATTCGGGGTCATTTCGACAGCTCGGGCCGAAGGGATGCCGCAGTTGCAGAAGATCGAGCAAACAACCGGCTCCGTTGCCGCGCCCGTGCCGGCAGCAACTGAAGCGGCCGCTCGGCCTTCGGCTTC
It includes:
- a CDS encoding pyridoxal phosphate-dependent aminotransferase gives rise to the protein MAFLADALSRVKPSATIAVSQKARELKAKGRDVIGLGAGEPDFDTPDNIKRAAIDAINRGETKYTPVSGIPELRKAIAAKFKRENGLEYSWEQTIVGTGGKQILFNAFMATLNPGDEVVIPAPYWVSYPEMVALCGGTPAIVSTTQENNFKLQAADLDKAITPKTKWFVFNSPSNPSGAAYTHAELKALTDVLLKHPHVWVLTDDMYEHLTYGDFKFVTPVEVEPKLYDRTLTMNGVSKAYAMTGWRIGYAAGPLELIKAMDMVQGQQTSGATSIAQWAAVEALNGTQDFIPANKKIFEGRRDLVVSMLNQAKGITCPSPEGAFYVYPSCAGLIGKTAPSGKAIETDEDFVSELLESEGVAVVHGSAFGLGPNFRISYATSEALLEEACKRIQRFCAACK
- a CDS encoding DUF2188 domain-containing protein — protein: MIKVVYEVVPHDGGWAYRLGEVYSEAFPSHAEALEAARIVAAEQQVGGDSAEISWQDEKGKWHEEYAEGGDRPETEVVDTKWKGGGSADVSPRA